The genomic segment GCCGGCGTCCCCGGGGCGGCCGGCGTCCCCGGGGCGGCCGGCGTCCCCGGGGCGGCCGGCGTACCCGGGGCGGCCGGCGTACCCGGGGCGGCCGGATCGGCACCGGTGGCGCGGGGCGCCGGGGAAACCGCCGCCGGCTGACAACCGCCGCCGGCTGCCGGGAGAGCATCGCCTCCGACTGACGGAAGAACTGACTGACAGGAGAACGACGGGTGCGGCCGGAGACCATCGAGACCGACCGGGTGCGGCTGCGGCGTTACCAGGAGACCGACATCGCGGACCTGATGGCCGGCTGCGGCGATCCGCTCACCCGGCGGTTCCTGCCGGCTCTGCCCGACCCGTACACCGAGATCGACGCCCGGTGGTGGATCGCCGACGGATCGGGTGCCGAGTGGGCCGCCGGTGGCGCGGCGTACGCCATCGCCGACCCGGGCAGCGACCGGCTGCTGGGCGGCATCGGGATCGGCAACGTGCAGCGGCTGCGCGGCCAGGGCGAGGTGGGCTACTGGGTGGCGCCGTGGGCCCGGCGTCAGGGTGTTGCCACGGCCGCCGTGACCGCCCTCGTCGACCGGGCGTTCGCGACGGGGTTCACCCGGCTGGAACTGCTCACCCACCTGGACAACGGGCCGAGCCAGCGGGTCGCGCTCGCCGCCGGCTTCCAGCGGGAGGGGGTCCGGCGGGGCGCCGGACCGGGGCGCGGCGGGGGCCGCCGCGACCTGCTCGGCTGGGCCCGGTTGGCGGGCGACCCGGCCGGCCCGACCCCCCGGACCCTGCCCGACCTGCCCGGCGGGCGGCTGACCGACGGGGTGGTGGTGCTGCGCCCGCTGGCGGCGGCCGACACCGACTTCCTCTTCGCCCTGCAGCGACTCCCCGAGGTGGTGGCGACGAGCGTTCCGCCGTTGGCCCCGGAGCGGAGCGCCATCGCCGCCAAGTGCGCCGGGGCGGAGAGCAGTTGGCTCGCCGGCAGCCGCGCCGATCTGGTCATCCTCGACGCCGCCAGCGGCGAGCCGGCGGGCGAGATCGGCCTGTACTACCAGGAGCCGCCGACCGGGCAGGCGATGATCGGCTACGCGATGCTGCCAGCCTGGCGCGGGCGCGGCTACCCGACCCGGGCCGCCCGGCTGCTGGCCCGGTGGGCGTTCGACGCCACCGGCATCGCCCGCCTCATCGCCGGCACCCTGCCGGAGAACACCGGCTCCCAGCGGGTGTTGGAGAAGGCCGGCTTCCAGCGGGAGGGCCACCTACGCGGCCGGCTGCCCGGAATCGCCGGCACCCGCGTCGACGACATCCTGTACGCCCTACTCCCCACCGACCTCCCTGGCTGACACTGACCGGTCGGGCAGCGTTGGCAGTTCGGAGAACGCTGGCCGGTCGCGCAATGCTGAGCTGATCGGTCAGCGATCCGACGGGTCGCGGACGAAAACGCCGGCACCGGGCGCTCCGTCCACCAGTCCCCGGGCCTTCAACCAGTCGATGGCAGCGCGGACGACCTGACGCGACACGTCGAACTCGGCGCACAGTTCCGTTCCGGAGGGCAGTTTCGTACCCGGTGGATAGGTCCCGGACTGGATCCGCTGCGTCAGCGCGTCGATGAGTTTCTGTTTCTTGGTGTACGCAGGCATGGGCATGACTTCCGTGGCAGGTACGCCCATGTGATCACGAGCATCCCGATGCCGTCAATGTCAAGAGGGAATAGGGCTTGACCTGACATGACAGGTAATCTTAGATTCAGGGCTGGACGACCGTGGCAGGTCGTGATCGCAAGCTGGAGCGGCCCGGGGTGGAGGTGGCACTCCACTCCCGAGCCTTGACCGGGAAGGAGCCCCGGCCCATAAGGAAACTACCGAATCCCGTCCACCCGCCCTGGTGCCTGCGCGGCGGCGACTGCATCCCTCCGAGCGACCTGCACCTGTCCCCGCTCGTGAGATTGACGGACCGAGGCGACGAGGTGATCCAGGTACAGCTTGGGCTGTGGCGGATGGATGTCGGACCGAAGCCGCCTTCCGGTCTTCTGCTTGAACTCTCCGTCGGCTCCGAGGTCAGTCGCTGGCCGATCGGCCTCACCCAGTCCCGCCGCCTGGCGGAGATGTCTAGCCGGTTACTTCGCCAAGTCGATCCGGTCCCGGCTCAGGCGGCCTGAACCGGAGGCAATCAGCGCAACGGCGCGCTGGGCGCGGCCGGCGGGCCGGCCCAGCGCGAACCGCACCGGTCACTCGCCGAGCGCGATGATCCCGTAGTCGTAGCCCTTGCGCCGGTAGACGACGCTCGGCCGGCCCGACTCCTTGTTCAGGAACAGGTAAAAGTCGTGGCCGACGAGCTCCATCTGGAACAGCGCGTCGTCGATGGTCATCGGGGTGGACGGGTGCACCTTCTCCCGGGCGATGTGCCACGGTTGGCCGTCGTCGTACTCGTCGACCTCGCCGTGCGTGTGGCCCGGGGACCGGCCGTCCTGGGGATTGTCGAACGCGGCCGGGTCCAGCTCCTCCACCGTGGAGGGCGCCGGTCGGGTCAGGGTGGCCAGGGGCGCGGAGGCGAGGTCGGCGACCGGAAGGCCGGCCGTCGCGGCGGCCACCGAAACCGGCGCGTGCCGGCCCCGGTGCACCCGGCGCCGGTCGGCGGCGCGGCGCAGGCGGGTGTCGAGCTTGGCGATCGCGGCGTCCAGGGCGCTGTAGAAGTCCTTGGCACAGGCTTCCGCGCGGACCACCGGGCCGCGCGATACACAGGTGATCTCGACCCGCTGGCAGTGGTCGGACTGTCTCGGGTTGCGCTCGTGGAACAACTCGACGTCGACCCGGATGAGCTTATGGTCGTACCGCTCGATCTTCGCGAGCTTGTCGGCTACATGAACCCGGTAATGGTCCGGCACTTCGACGTTGCGGCCCTTGACCACGATGTCCACGCGTGACCTCCTGATGTCAGTGGTCGCCCGGTGTCCCGTGCTCGACAGCGCATCCGGCGTTGTGAATGGCTGCGACGGCGGACGACGGCGGTGACGGAAACTCCGGTCGGCCGCGGTGGTCGGGCTCCTCGCGGGGGAAGGCCCGCTGCGGCGTGGACCGGTTCGGTAGCGGCTCGCCTCCTTCCGGCACTGCGAGGGCGATGAAACACCTCTCGTACCCCCGGTAAAGATGACGCTAACCCCTGCCGTCCCGCCAGTCACCCCCCGTTGCCAAGAACGCTTCAAGAAGATTCACAATGCGGGCACGATCGGGTGAAAGGTCGATACGTTGAGTCACCCGAGGCGGCGTCGGATCGTTGCGGCGAGCACGGCGGCGACCGCCACCGGAATGCCGTTGGCGGCCAGCAACCGGGTCACCGCGGCCAGCGTCGCACCGGTGGTGACGATGTCGTCGAGCAGCACGACCGGATGCTCGACGGCGGCCTGGCGCAGCCGGTCCAGTCCGCCGGGTACCCGGAAGGATCCGCCGCGTACCCGGAACGCGGTGGCCGCCGCCTGCGCCCGGCCGGCGCTGTCCAGGTCGGCGGAGTCGGGCCGCGGCAGGGCCCGCAGCGGGTGGGCCACCAGCACCGGCCAGCCGGCCCGGCGCAGCCGGCCGGCGGCCTGCCGGGTCAGCCGTCGCAGGTGATCCCCGTGCCGGGCCCGCGCGGCCCGCGCGGTGGCCGGGACGGGCACCAGCACCACCGGGCGCGGCCCGCCGACCGCCGCCGCCACCACCTCGGCGAGCAGCGACCCCAGCGGCCAGGCCAACCCGTGCCGACCCCTTTCCTTGTACGCCAACAGCGTCTCCCGCAACGGCGCCTGGTACGCCCCCAGTGCGAAGCAGTCCGGCATCCCCGGTGGCGCCGGGGTCGGTGCGGCCGGCGCCGGTCGCAGGGCCCGTAGCATCGCCACGCAGTCGGCGCAGACGCCCTGGGTCAGCGGTACCCGCTCGGCCCGGCAGCCGGCGCACCCGACCGGCAGGACGAGATCGGCCAGCACCGCCCACCACCCCGCGGGGTCCGGCCTCCCGGTCGCGGTCATCGCGGTCAGTAGAGGAAGAACGGCGCGGTCGGGTTCCCCTCGTCCCCGTCCGGGTTCTCCGTCTCGCCGGTCACCTCTTCGGCGGTGATCCGGTCGCCGGCGGAGTAGGCGATGCCGCTGCCCTCGTACATCGGGCTGCCCCCAGGGCTGAGCACCACCGGATTGTTCGGGTACGCGGCGACGTGCGTGACGCCGGCGACCTGCACCCGGGGGATGATCGCCCGCTCGCTCGCCCCGTCGGTGGTGGTCTGGTAGATGGACGTCTGGTCATCGTTCACGCCGGCCAGTTCCAGGCTGTTCTCGCCGTTCCAGTCCACCCCGGTGATCTCCCGGGGGGTGCTGGCCAACCGGCGGGCCCGGCCGGCGGTGACCGTGTCGCCCTCGGTGGACAGCGACGCGACGTACAACTTGTTGCCGGCGACGAACGCGATCCGGTGACCGTCCAACGCCGCCCCGACCGCGGTCACCGCACCGGCCGCGTTGGGGAGCCGGACCTCGGTGAACACCGCGTCCAGGCCGAACCGGTAGAGCCGCCCGTCGGCCACCACCAGGCCGGTCGGATCCGTCGGGTCGGAGCCCTTCAACCAGACCGGGCGGCCCATGGTGGCGAAGGTGGTGGTGCTGTCCACAAAGCTCGACACGTTGCCGGTGCCGGCCCCGGCGCGCAACCGCCACCGGTCGCCGGCCGGCGTGACCAGGGCCGCCCACACCTGGTCGCCGTCGCGGGCCAGCGCGGCCGACCGGATGTTCCGGTTCGCCTCGTCCGCCACCGGGACCGTGCTGGCCACCCCGGGCCGCGCCAGGGGATGCAGTTCTCCGGCGTAGACGCAGAAGGGTTCCGGGGTGCGGGTCACCCGGTACAGCGGATTGGCGTCGAGGTGGTCCGCGATGTCGGCGACCTTGCGCTGCTGGCCCTGAATCTTGAGTTCGAGGTCACCCCGCAGGTTCTCCCGCAACGACCAGGCGAGTTGGTTGTAGAGCTGGTCCAGTTCGGCCTCGTCGTCGAGCTCCCCGGCGTTGACCGAGAGGTTGACCTCGGCCCGACCACCGGATTCGGCCACCGTCACGTTGCCGATCAGGTTGCTGCCCTCCGGCAGCTGGACGGCGGTGCCCGCCAGCCACTCCGAAGGGCCGCCGGTGAGCCAGTTGAGCACCTCGGTGGGCTGGCGGGCCGACGGTACGGCGACCGGCATGTAGCGCAGGTCGGGCACGAGCGCGGTCCGGTCGGCGTTCCAGAAGTAGATGGTCCGTCCCAGGTAGTAGCTGCCCAGCGCGTCGGTGCTCATCAGCAGCACCGGCGGCGGGTCGAGTACGTAGAGACCGCTGCCGGACCCGGGCCGGTCCGGGTCGGCCTCGATCCGGCCGACGGTGAAGGTGTACTCGGTGTCGGAAAGCTTCGGTTCGGTGATGGCGCCGTCGGCCCGCAGCACCCCGACCTGGGCCACCCGGATGGTGACCGTGCTGGGGCCGTCGGCGCTGTCGGTGAACCGGGGCGCCCCGTCGATCAGCCGGACGACGTTGATGGCCACCTCGTTGACCGGCTTCGGCTTGTGTCGCCGCCCCTCGGGCAGATAGGCGTTGACCCGCTCGTACGCCCCACTGGCCTCGCCCGCGGCGGCGGCCAGGAAGTTGACCGCGAACTGCCCCACCTCGTCCCCGGCGTCGAGCCGGCCGGGTGGCGCCGAGCCGGTGCCGTCGCCGGCGCCGGTGCCCGGCTCCGGGCCCCGCCCGTCGATCTGCACGTCGGTCTGGTCGGGGATGCCGCAGCCGGCGAGCCCGACGGCCAGGCTCGCCGCGGCCAGCGCGGCGACGAGCCGGCCCCCGATGCGCGTCCTCGGAGCGCTCATCAGATGACCTCCACCTCGGCTCGGGTGTCCCGCTGGGCGGGCGCCGGCTCCGGCCCACCGGCGCCCGTGGTGGCCGGGGCGGACCCCGGACCGGCCGGCCCGCCGGCAGCGTCCCCGTCGCTTGTCGCCCCGCTCCTGGTGGCCCGGCCATCGGCCCCGTCCCGGTCGGCGGCGACGACCTGGCCCAGCAGGACCGCCTCGTCGGCGGGGACCAGACGCAGCGGCGAGGAGGTCAGCCGGTCGCCGGCCCGGACCGGCAGGGTCAGCCGGAACTGGGCACCCCGACCCGGGGCGCCCCACGCCTCCAGCCAGCCGCCGTGCAACCGGGCGTCCTCCACGCTTATCGACAGGCCCAGCCCGGTGCCGCCGGTCTGCCGGGCGCGGGACGGGTCGGCCCGCCAGAACCGGTTGAAGACCAGCTTCTCCTCGCCCGGACGCAGGCCGACGCCCCGGTCCCGGACGGTGATCGCCACGGCGCCGTCGTCGACGCCGACGGTCACCTCCACCGGGCGGCCCTCGCCGTGCTCGACGGCGTTGCCGACCAGGTTGCGCAGGATCCGCTCGACCCGCCGCGGGTCCACCTCGGCGATCACCGGCGGGTCCGGGGCGGTGAGCCGCAGCGGCACCCCGAGCCGGTCGGCCAGCGGTTCGAGCCGTTCCACCACCCGATGCACCACCGGGACCAGGTCGGTCGGTTCGGAGTCCAGCATCGCGAAGCCCGCGTCGAACCGGCTGATCTCCAACAGGTCGGTGAGCAGGCTCTCGAACCGGTCCAGCTCGTTCTGGAGCAGCTCGGCGCTGCGGGCGACGGCGGGATCGAAGTCGTCCCGTTCGGCGAAGATCAGATCGGCGGCCATCCGTACCGTGGTCAACGGGGTACGCAACTCGTGCGAGACGTCCGAGGTGAACCGGCGCTGCAGGCGGGACATCTCCTCCAGCCGGACGATCTGTCGTTGCAGGTTCGTCGCCATCTGGTTGAACGAGGCCGCCAGCAGGGCGAGGTCGTCCTCCCCGTTGACCACCATCCGCTGGTCGAGCAGGCCGGCGGAGAGCCGCTGGGCGGTCCGGGCGGCCACCCGGACCGGATTCACCACCAGCCGGGTGACCAGGGCGGCCAGCAGCCCGAGCAGCAGGACCAGGGCGAACCCGGTGGCCAGCACGGTGGCCCGCGCCTCGCTGGCGATCTCGTCCCACCGGGTGAGGGGGACGAAGTAGTAGAGCTCGGCCTGCCCCCACTTGGTCGGCACCGGCGACCCGTAGACCAGGTACTTGGTCGGGCCGTCACCGAGGTCACCGGTGCGGATCTGGTGCGCCACGTCGCCGTCGACGACCCGCTGGCGCAGCGCGGCGTCGAGCACCCCGCGCACGTCCACCGCCGGCGACGTCGCGGAGACCGGATAACCGTACGTCTCCAGCGCCACCACGACACCGCCCATCTGGGCCGGGTCGCCGCCGGCCAGGTAGCCGGCGGTGGACTCGAAGGTGTTCTTCAGCTGCGGCTCGACCGCCTGGTTGTGGACGCCGATCTGCTCGTACGCGTAGTCCCGGCCGTCCACCAGCCGCTCCTTGACGTCGGAGGTGGCGTTGTCCAGCAGGATGTTCGTGATCCGGGTCGCCACCAGGTAGGCGAAACCGCCCACCAGGACGCTGGAGAGGACGAGGGTGATGGTGACCACCCGGACCTGCAGCGACCGGCGCCAGGTGCGGTGCAGGGCGGCGGCGGTCACCGCGGCGCGCTGCAGCGCGGCCCCCCACAGGTCGCGGGCGGCGGTCCACAGACCGCGCGCGGTGTCGAGCACGCGGTCGGTGCGCAGCGGGGTGGGGAGCGGAGAACGGGCCACAGTGCAGCCCAGGCTATCCGGTACCCGCCTTGTAACCCACGCCCCGCACGGTGAGGATGATTTCCGGTCGCTCCGGATCGGGTTCGATCTTGGCCCGCAGCCGCTGGACGTGCACGTTCACCAGCCGGGTGTCGGCGGCGTGCCGGTATCCCCAGACCTGTTCCAGCAGCACCTCGCGGGTGAACACCTGGCGGGGCTTGCGGGCGAGTGCCACCAGCAGGTCGAACTCCAGCGGGGTCAGCTTCACCTCTTCGCCGTCCCGGCTGACGGTGTGCGCCGGCACGTCGATGTTGATCTGGTTGCCGGGCGGACCGATGGTCAACATCTCCGGGGCGACGTCCTCGCCCCGACGCAGCCGGGCCCGCATCCGGGCCACCAGCTCCTTCGGCTTGAACGGCTTCACCACGTAGTCGTCGGCGCCGGACTCCAGCCCGAGCACGACGTCCACGGTGTCGCTCTTGGCGGTCAGCATGACGATGGGGATGCCGGACTCGGCGCGGATCGCCCTGGCCACGTCGATGCCGCTCATGCCGGGCAGCATCAGGTCGAGCAGGACGATGTCGGGACGACTGTCCCGGAACGCCGCCAGCGCCCGCTCCCCGTCCGCCACGAAGGAGGGCAGGAAGCCCTCGCTGCGCAGCACGATTCCGAGCATCTCGGCCAGCGCGGGGTCGTCATCGACCACCAGAACCCGGGCTCTCATGGCACCAATATTCCATCCCCGTCCCGGGCGGGGGGACCCGCTCCCTCCGGTCCGGCCCGGCGAGCCCGGCTTCGGCGGACCTCGAACGCCCGCGATCCGGCCCCAAAGCCGCAGATCGCCTCCGACCCCGAGGGGCCGGAGGCGATCCGACTGACCTTCCGGCCGGCAGCGCGCCGGCGGTTGCCGATCAGGCCGGCAGCAGCCGGCGGTTGCCGATCAGTACCGGTAGTGATCCGGCTTGTACGGGCCCTCGACCGGGACGCCGAGGTAGCTGGCCTGCTCCTTGCTGAGCGTGGTCAGCTTGGCGCCGAGCGCGTCCAGGTGCAGCCGGGCGACCTTCTCGTCCAGGTGCTTGGGCAGCGTGTAGACGCCGATCGGGTACTCGTCGTTCTTGGTGAAGAGCTCGATCTGGGCGATCGTCTGGTTGGCGAACGAGTTGGACATCACGAAGCTCGGGTGTCCGGTGGCGTTGCCCAGGTTCAGCAGCCGGCCCTCGGAGAGCACGATGATCGAGTGGCCGTCCTCGAACTGCCAGACGTCGACCTGCGGCTTGATGTTGAGCCGGGTGACATCCGACCGCTTCGCCAGCCCGGCCATGTCGATCTCGTTGTCGAAGTGGCCGATGTTGCCCACGATGGCCTGGTGCTTCATCCGGGCCATGTGCTCGTTGGTGATCACGTCGTAGCAGCCGGTGGCGGTGATGAAGATGTCGGCCGTCTCCACCACGTCGTCCAGGGTGGCCACCTGGTAGCCGTCCATCGCCGCCTGCAGCGCGCAGATCGGGTCGACCTCGGTGACCACGACCCGGGCGCCCTGGCCGCGCAGCGACTCGGCGCAACCCTTGCCGACGTCGCCGTAGCCGAGCACCACGGCCACCTTGCCACCGATCAGCACGTCGGTGGCGCGGTTGATGCCGTCGATGAGCGAGTGCCGGCAGCCGTACTTGTTGTCGAACTTGCTCTTGGTCACCGAGTCGTTGACGTTGATCGCCGGGAAGAGCAGGTTGCCCGCCTGCTGCATCTCGTAGAGCCGGTGCACACCGGTGGTGGTCTCCTCGGTGACGCCCTTGATCCCGGCGGCGACCCGGGTCCAGCGCTGGTTGTCCTCGGCGAGCGAGCGGTGCAGCACGCCGAGGATCACGGCGTACTCCTCGGAGTCGGCGCTCTCCACCGGCGGCACCGCGCCGGCCTTCTCGAACTGGGCGCCACGGTGCACCAGCAGGGTGGCGTCGCCGCCGTCGTCGAGGATCATGTTGGGGCCCTGGCCGTCCGGCCAGAGCAGCACCCGCTCGGTGCACCACCAGTATTCTTCGAGGGTCTCGCCCTTCCAGGCGTACACCGGGACGCCGGCCGGCGCGTCGACGCTGCCCTCCGGGCCGACCACGACGGCGGCCGCCGCGTGGTCCTGGGTCGAGAAGATGTTGCAGGACGCCCAGCGCACCTCGGCGCCGAGCGCGACAAGCGTCTCGATCAGCACGGCGGTCTGGATGGTCATGTGCAGCGAGCCGGTGATCCGGGCGCCACGCAACGGCTGGGCGGCGGCGAACTCGCGCCGGAGCGACATCAGGCCGGGCATCTCGTGCTCGGCGAGCTGGATCTCCTTCCGACCGAACGCGGCGAGCGACAGATCCGCCACCTTGTAGTCGCCCTCGACGAGCGTGCCGGGTCGGGCCGCGGTCGACGCGCCGTCGGATGGCGCGGGGAGGGTGCTGGTCATAAAAGCTCCTGTCAAACGGGTCTGCTGCGCGACCCTTCACCTTACGCGCGTCCCCGCCCGACGCCGTGCACGGGCGACGGCCGGCGGGGCGGCGGGACACGTCTCGGGCCGGCGGGGGCAGGCAGCGCGCGGGGCGGCGGGTCTTGAGCGGACTTTCCACTCGCTACCCGACCGCCCCGCGCATCCCCCCGGTTTGGCTCTCCGCAGGCCCAGCGAATCTCGATTCGCAATTACCCTGCGCAGTTCACACATTACCTAGGGCTACGGGTTCGTCAAGCAGATCACGATATTTCGCGACTAGTTGAGCATGCCGACCGAGGCGACGAAGACCTCTCCCGTACCGGACAGCTCGATCGACCCACCGTCCGCCGGACCGATCGCCGCCGTACCGGGCGTCAGATCCACCCCGGCGGACCCGTCCGCCACCCGGACCCCACCCGTGACGCAGAGCACCAGTCGCGGCCCGGTCAGGTCCAGCCCGGCCCGCGGCACCGCCGGATCGAGCCGGACCCGGTGCAGCGCGAAGTCCGCGATCGGTACCGGCCAGGTGATCACGCCGGGCGCGACCGGCACGGCCGGCAGCCGCGGATCCGCGAGCACGTCGAACCGCAACACCCGCAACAACTCCGGCACGTCGACGTGCTTGGGCGTCAGGCCACCGCGCAGCACGTTGTCGCTGGCCGCCATCAGCTCCACCCCGGCACCGCACAGGTAGGCGTGCAGGTTCCCGGCCGGCATCCAGATCGCCTCGCCCGGGGCCAGCCGGACGTGGTTGAGCAGCAGCGCGACCAGCACCCCGGGGTCGCCGGGATAGTGCCCGGCCAGCTGCCGGGCCAGCCCGGCGTCCGCGGCGAACCCGGCCGGCACCTCCGCCGCGGCCACCGCCTCGACCAGACCGGCCCGGTCCGGCTCCGGCCAGGTCAGCAACAACCGGACGGCCGACCGCAGCCCTTCGTCGCCGGCCCGCAGGGCGGCGGTCACCGGGGCCAGCGCGGCGACGCCGAAGGCGTCGATCGCCGCGGCCGACACCCGCGGGTCGCGGAACCCGCAGAGCGCGTCGAACGGCGAGAGCGCGACAAGCATCTCCGGCTTGTGGTGCGGGTCGGCGTAGTTGCGGTGCGCGCCGGTTGGGCCGGCCCGCTCGGCCGCGTGGCCGAGCCGGGCCTGCTCCGGGTCCGGGTGCGCCTGCAGCGACAGCGGCGCCTGCGCGGCGAGCACCTTCAACAGGTACGGCAGCCGGTGGCCGAACCGGGCCGCCACCGGCCCGGACAGCCACCGGTCCGGCTCGGCCAGCAGGGCGTCCAGCAGGCTGCCACCAGCACCAGCACCAGCACCAGCACCGGCACCGGCACCGGCACCGGCAGCAGGCGACAGCTCCGACGGTGCGTCCGGGTGGGCGCCGAGCCACAGCTCCGCCTCCGGCCCGGGGCTGGGCACCGGCCGCCCCTGCAGATCGGCGATGACGGTCCGCGACCCCCAGGCGTAGTCGCGGATCACCCCCCGCAGCGGCCGCACCTCACCGCTCCGCCGGCGGGCGGTAGATGTCCGGCTCCAGATAGATCACCCGGGCGATCGGCACGGCATCCCGGATTCGGGCCTCCACCGCGTCGATGCCGTCCGAGAGCTCGTCGGCGGCCTCCGTCGGCCGTACCGCGATCTTCGCCGCCACCAGCAGCTCGTCCGGGCCGAGGTGCAGGGTCTTCATGTGGATGATCCGCTCCACCTCCGGGCCGCCGGTGATCGCCTGTTCGATCCGGGCGAGGTCGGCGACGCTGCCCGCCTCCCCCAGCAGCAGGCTCTTGGTCTCGA from the Solwaraspora sp. WMMD1047 genome contains:
- a CDS encoding GNAT family N-acetyltransferase yields the protein MRPETIETDRVRLRRYQETDIADLMAGCGDPLTRRFLPALPDPYTEIDARWWIADGSGAEWAAGGAAYAIADPGSDRLLGGIGIGNVQRLRGQGEVGYWVAPWARRQGVATAAVTALVDRAFATGFTRLELLTHLDNGPSQRVALAAGFQREGVRRGAGPGRGGGRRDLLGWARLAGDPAGPTPRTLPDLPGGRLTDGVVVLRPLAAADTDFLFALQRLPEVVATSVPPLAPERSAIAAKCAGAESSWLAGSRADLVILDAASGEPAGEIGLYYQEPPTGQAMIGYAMLPAWRGRGYPTRAARLLARWAFDATGIARLIAGTLPENTGSQRVLEKAGFQREGHLRGRLPGIAGTRVDDILYALLPTDLPG
- a CDS encoding winged helix-turn-helix domain-containing protein — translated: MPAYTKKQKLIDALTQRIQSGTYPPGTKLPSGTELCAEFDVSRQVVRAAIDWLKARGLVDGAPGAGVFVRDPSDR
- the raiA gene encoding ribosome-associated translation inhibitor RaiA; protein product: MDIVVKGRNVEVPDHYRVHVADKLAKIERYDHKLIRVDVELFHERNPRQSDHCQRVEITCVSRGPVVRAEACAKDFYSALDAAIAKLDTRLRRAADRRRVHRGRHAPVSVAAATAGLPVADLASAPLATLTRPAPSTVEELDPAAFDNPQDGRSPGHTHGEVDEYDDGQPWHIAREKVHPSTPMTIDDALFQMELVGHDFYLFLNKESGRPSVVYRRKGYDYGIIALGE
- a CDS encoding ComF family protein, producing MTATGRPDPAGWWAVLADLVLPVGCAGCRAERVPLTQGVCADCVAMLRALRPAPAAPTPAPPGMPDCFALGAYQAPLRETLLAYKERGRHGLAWPLGSLLAEVVAAAVGGPRPVVLVPVPATARAARARHGDHLRRLTRQAAGRLRRAGWPVLVAHPLRALPRPDSADLDSAGRAQAAATAFRVRGGSFRVPGGLDRLRQAAVEHPVVLLDDIVTTGATLAAVTRLLAANGIPVAVAAVLAATIRRRLG
- a CDS encoding LpqB family beta-propeller domain-containing protein, with amino-acid sequence MSAPRTRIGGRLVAALAAASLAVGLAGCGIPDQTDVQIDGRGPEPGTGAGDGTGSAPPGRLDAGDEVGQFAVNFLAAAAGEASGAYERVNAYLPEGRRHKPKPVNEVAINVVRLIDGAPRFTDSADGPSTVTIRVAQVGVLRADGAITEPKLSDTEYTFTVGRIEADPDRPGSGSGLYVLDPPPVLLMSTDALGSYYLGRTIYFWNADRTALVPDLRYMPVAVPSARQPTEVLNWLTGGPSEWLAGTAVQLPEGSNLIGNVTVAESGGRAEVNLSVNAGELDDEAELDQLYNQLAWSLRENLRGDLELKIQGQQRKVADIADHLDANPLYRVTRTPEPFCVYAGELHPLARPGVASTVPVADEANRNIRSAALARDGDQVWAALVTPAGDRWRLRAGAGTGNVSSFVDSTTTFATMGRPVWLKGSDPTDPTGLVVADGRLYRFGLDAVFTEVRLPNAAGAVTAVGAALDGHRIAFVAGNKLYVASLSTEGDTVTAGRARRLASTPREITGVDWNGENSLELAGVNDDQTSIYQTTTDGASERAIIPRVQVAGVTHVAAYPNNPVVLSPGGSPMYEGSGIAYSAGDRITAEEVTGETENPDGDEGNPTAPFFLY
- the mtrB gene encoding MtrAB system histidine kinase MtrB, which codes for MQRAAVTAAALHRTWRRSLQVRVVTITLVLSSVLVGGFAYLVATRITNILLDNATSDVKERLVDGRDYAYEQIGVHNQAVEPQLKNTFESTAGYLAGGDPAQMGGVVVALETYGYPVSATSPAVDVRGVLDAALRQRVVDGDVAHQIRTGDLGDGPTKYLVYGSPVPTKWGQAELYYFVPLTRWDEIASEARATVLATGFALVLLLGLLAALVTRLVVNPVRVAARTAQRLSAGLLDQRMVVNGEDDLALLAASFNQMATNLQRQIVRLEEMSRLQRRFTSDVSHELRTPLTTVRMAADLIFAERDDFDPAVARSAELLQNELDRFESLLTDLLEISRFDAGFAMLDSEPTDLVPVVHRVVERLEPLADRLGVPLRLTAPDPPVIAEVDPRRVERILRNLVGNAVEHGEGRPVEVTVGVDDGAVAITVRDRGVGLRPGEEKLVFNRFWRADPSRARQTGGTGLGLSISVEDARLHGGWLEAWGAPGRGAQFRLTLPVRAGDRLTSSPLRLVPADEAVLLGQVVAADRDGADGRATRSGATSDGDAAGGPAGPGSAPATTGAGGPEPAPAQRDTRAEVEVI
- the mtrA gene encoding MtrAB system response regulator MtrA codes for the protein MRARVLVVDDDPALAEMLGIVLRSEGFLPSFVADGERALAAFRDSRPDIVLLDLMLPGMSGIDVARAIRAESGIPIVMLTAKSDTVDVVLGLESGADDYVVKPFKPKELVARMRARLRRGEDVAPEMLTIGPPGNQINIDVPAHTVSRDGEEVKLTPLEFDLLVALARKPRQVFTREVLLEQVWGYRHAADTRLVNVHVQRLRAKIEPDPERPEIILTVRGVGYKAGTG
- the ahcY gene encoding adenosylhomocysteinase translates to MTSTLPAPSDGASTAARPGTLVEGDYKVADLSLAAFGRKEIQLAEHEMPGLMSLRREFAAAQPLRGARITGSLHMTIQTAVLIETLVALGAEVRWASCNIFSTQDHAAAAVVVGPEGSVDAPAGVPVYAWKGETLEEYWWCTERVLLWPDGQGPNMILDDGGDATLLVHRGAQFEKAGAVPPVESADSEEYAVILGVLHRSLAEDNQRWTRVAAGIKGVTEETTTGVHRLYEMQQAGNLLFPAINVNDSVTKSKFDNKYGCRHSLIDGINRATDVLIGGKVAVVLGYGDVGKGCAESLRGQGARVVVTEVDPICALQAAMDGYQVATLDDVVETADIFITATGCYDVITNEHMARMKHQAIVGNIGHFDNEIDMAGLAKRSDVTRLNIKPQVDVWQFEDGHSIIVLSEGRLLNLGNATGHPSFVMSNSFANQTIAQIELFTKNDEYPIGVYTLPKHLDEKVARLHLDALGAKLTTLSKEQASYLGVPVEGPYKPDHYRY
- the manA gene encoding mannose-6-phosphate isomerase, class I, with protein sequence MRPLRGVIRDYAWGSRTVIADLQGRPVPSPGPEAELWLGAHPDAPSELSPAAGAGAGAGAGAGAGAGGSLLDALLAEPDRWLSGPVAARFGHRLPYLLKVLAAQAPLSLQAHPDPEQARLGHAAERAGPTGAHRNYADPHHKPEMLVALSPFDALCGFRDPRVSAAAIDAFGVAALAPVTAALRAGDEGLRSAVRLLLTWPEPDRAGLVEAVAAAEVPAGFAADAGLARQLAGHYPGDPGVLVALLLNHVRLAPGEAIWMPAGNLHAYLCGAGVELMAASDNVLRGGLTPKHVDVPELLRVLRFDVLADPRLPAVPVAPGVITWPVPIADFALHRVRLDPAVPRAGLDLTGPRLVLCVTGGVRVADGSAGVDLTPGTAAIGPADGGSIELSGTGEVFVASVGMLN